A stretch of the Acyrthosiphon pisum isolate AL4f chromosome A2, pea_aphid_22Mar2018_4r6ur, whole genome shotgun sequence genome encodes the following:
- the LOC100166010 gene encoding ring canal kelch homolog isoform X2, protein MFTNFSERNHDVVVMREIDSTALQLLVNFVYSGRIVITEENVQDLLPASNLLQLQEVKEACCDFLQSQLCPTNCIAVYVIADIYSCSKLLKSSELYIQQHFSQAVGGDEFLSLSSEQVIQLISSDKLTVPSEEKVFESVIRWVKYELGSRKRILPQLMEHVRLPLTSKDYIIKKVAKEPLIKNCYKCKEYINEALHFHRQKSKYLIPHNIWNNPRHGDKVILVVSRFDSNECISTKFYEPKISQWNNGPAMITNRKNAGLAVVKDNLVFAVGGSTDTFHQLRSVDLLDLSAESYCWRSSVEMFVKRNNVGVGVINNYLYAVGGHNNSDSELDSSEVFDYNARKWRMISSMSTRRDGHGIGVLNNLLYAVGGNASSSQQLKSVECYDPSLDSWTSVARMSVGRAAVGVGVLDGVLYAVGGHNEFKSLSSVEAYRPRTGVWTTIAHMNFPRSGAGVVAVDDLLYVFGGSGKSHTDDSTECYNPKTNTWTIVAPLRIHEYARARVVAINRP, encoded by the exons ATGTTCACCAACTTTTCAGAAAGAAATCATGATGTTGTTGTTATGAGAGAGATAGATTCAACCGCTTTACAGCTGTTGGTAAACTTTGTTTATTCCGGAAGAATCGTGATCACTGAAGAAAACGTCCAg GATTTATTGCCAGCTTCAAATCTCTTGCAGTTACAAGAAGTAAAAGAGGCGTGTTGTGATTTTTTACAGTCACAATTGTGCCCCACAAATTGTATCGCTGTATACGTAATAGCTGATATATATAGCTGTTCGAAATTGTTAAAAAGTTcagaattatatattcaacaaCACTTTtc aCAAGCTGTTGGTGGTGATGAATTCCTATCGTTATCATCAGAACAAGTAATTCAGTTGATCTCTAGTGATAAACTTACAGTTCCATCTGAAGAAAAA GTATTTGAAAGTGTTATTCGTTGGGTTAAATATGAATTAGGGTCAAGAAAGCGTATTTTACCCCAATTAATGGAACACGTACGTTTGCCGTTAACATCGAAggattacataataaaaaaagtagcCAAGGAACCTCTTATTAAGAATTGTTATAAAT gtaAAGAATACATCAACGaggcattacattttcatagaCAGAAGTCAAAATACCTGATTCCACATAACATCTGGAATAATCCTAGACATGGAGATAAG GTTATCTTAGTTGTTAGTAGATTTGATTCTAATGAATGTATCAGTACAAAATTTTATGAGCCAAAAATAAGCCAATGGAATAATGGACCTGCAATGATAACAAACCGTAAAAATGCTGGTCTAGCCGTAGTGAAAGATAATTTAGTGTTTGCTGTGGGTGGTTCTACTGATACGTTTCATCAACTTCGGTCTGTTGATTTGCTTGATTTATCTGCAGAGTCATATTGTTGGAGGTCAAGTGTTGAGATGTTTGTTAAACGAAACAATGTAGGAGTTGGTGTAatcaataattatctatatgcC GTCGGTGGACATAATAATAGTGATTCGGAATTAGATAGCTCGGAAGTTTTTGATTACAATGCTCGAAAATGGCGTATGATATCTAGTATGTCTACTAGAAGAGATGGTCATGGGATCGGAGTCctgaataatcttttatatgcg gTAGGAGGAAATGCTTCATCATCACAGCAATTAAAATCTGTTGAATGTTATGATCCCAGTCTTGATTCATGGACATCAGTCGCAAGAATGTCCGTAGGTCGCGCCGCTGTTGGAGTAGGAGTTTTAGACGGTGTACTGTATGCTGTAGGTGGtcataatgaatttaaaagtCTGAGTAGTGTTGAAGCATACAGACCAAGAACGGGAGTTTGGACTACTATTGCGCACATGAATTTTCCTCGAAGTGGTGCAG GAGTAGTTGCAGTAGACGATTTACTGTATGTCTTTGGTGGATCTGGCAAGTCCCACACTGACGATTCTACAGAATGTTACAACCCAAAAACTAATACCTGGACCATAGTTGCACCTTTAAGGATTCATGAATATGCTAGAGCCAGAGTAGTAGCCATTAATAGGCCatga
- the LOC100574345 gene encoding G-protein coupled receptor Mth-like isoform X2 translates to MSYRRWSTVAIVDVPKSPKQFAHTMYTIRFCFTATVAFLVVTIGGRGVSCEDYIVLGRKCCPSDRLYDPEMRFCRPHGTDVVEYEERFINRLRYGFRIADNDLLNMTYYPPPYCNAMEVLVDMPAVEVRGLMEANPSSVELPPDHCFDLTPSDELVARGCRPHDQYCGRANYTCVNKCCGVGRIFVYDPDMGDYVCKYSEMPFDLSAYETDAGGSPVRLSNNTVLPLDDRSSCENIQAINNRFVLTTDGNLHFTIEYGDWVIPETEYCLEYEAEVWSSEANDLKANLCTNVKLPPYSFVFWVILTASNVCLVLTLIVYATLPYLRNTHGYYVMFYMAWQLMYFVCQTIMNTTKHDIYSPLCIPFGYFSLFTTLTTCCWLNVICFDIYWTLRYNNLTNRNTSNSVRTIMYHIYCWGFSSIIVSTGYLFQNSQNETLRKLAPDIGIYRCFFFDDLCSVI, encoded by the exons ATGTCATATAGGCGGTGGTCGACGGTCGCGATAGTGGATGTGCCGAAGTCGCCCAAACAGTTTGCGCACACAATGTATACCATCCGATTTTGTTTCACCGCCACCGTAGCGTTTCTCGTTGTCACGATCGGCGGCAGAGGCGTGTCTTGTGAAGATTATATCGTTTTGGGTCGGAAGTGCTGCCCGTCGGATCGGCTGTACGATCCGGAAATGCGGTTCTGCAGACCACACGGGACGGACGTTGTAGAGTACGAGGAGAGGTTTATTAATCGACTGCGATACGGATTCCGGATAGCGGACAATGATTTGTTAAATATGACCTATTATCCGCCACCATATTGCAATGCCATGGAAGTGCTAGTCGACATGCCCGCCGTGGAGGTGCGTGGGCTGATGGAGGCGAACCCGTCGTCCGTCGAGTTGCCACCGGACCACTGCTTCGACCTGACGCCGTCCGATGAGCTGGTGGCCCGGGGGTGCCGCCCGCACGACCAATACTGCGGCCGGGCCAATTACACGTGCGTCAACAAGTGTTGCGGCGTCGGACGTATTTTCGTCTACGACCCCGACAT gGGCGATTATGTGTGCAAATATAGCGAGATGCCATTCGATTTGTCCGCGTATGAAACAGACGCAGGCGGGAGTCCGGTGCGCCTGTCGAACAACACGGTGCTGCCGTTGGACGACAGATCCTCGTGTGAAAATATCCAGGCAATAAACAACAGATTCGTGCTGACCACGGATGGCAACCTCCACTTCACCATCGAATACGGCGATTGGGTCATACCAGAGACGGAGTACTGCTTGGAGTATGAAGCCGAGGTCTGGTCATCGGAGGCCAACGATCTGAAGGCAAACCTGTGCACGAATGTCAAACTACCACCGTACAGTTTCGTCTTTTGGGTTATTCTTACCGCGTCTAACGTGTGCCTGGTGCTCACGCTGATCGTGTACGCTACACTGCCTTACCTCCGGAACACCCACGGCTACTACGTTATGTTCTACATGGCCTGGCAGCTCATGTACTTCGTCTGCCAAACGATCATGAATACGACAAAACATGACATATACAGCCCGTTGTGCATTCCATTCG gttatttttctttatttacaaCTCTGACAACATGTTGCTGGTTAAACGTAATATGCTTCGATATTTACTGGACGCTAag gtacaacAATTTAACAAACAGAAATACATCAAATTCAGTACGTACCATTATGTACCATATTTACTGTTGGGGATTTTCAAGTATTATCGTGTCTACtggttatttatttcaaaattcacaAAACGAAACGCTACGGAAATTAGCACCCGATATTGGAATATATAGATGCTTTTTTTTCG atgatttatgcagtgttatatag
- the LOC100168044 gene encoding ring canal kelch homolog isoform X1 → MENKNQKTEPGRCAKYAKYEYEKSSYAETYGVLQSFRQDGDIKLKADDNKIVIAHKVVLADASPYFHAMFTNFSERNHDLVVMREIDSTALQLLVNFLYSGKIMITEENVQDLLPASNLLQLQEVKEACCDFLQSQLCHTNCIGIYAIADLHSCMKLLTSSELYIQQHFSEVVGGEEFLTLSSPQVIQLISSDKLTVPSEEKVFESVIRWVKYESGSRKRILPQLMEHVRLPLTSKDYIIKKVAKEPLIKNCYKCIDYINEALNFYRLKPNYLIPHNIRNNPRHGDKVILVVSRFDTRESSKCISTKFYEPKISRWHDGPEMITDHNNPCLAVVKDNLVFAVGGFIDVYQQLQSVYVLDLSFESPCWKSSVEMLVKRNNFGVGVINSYLYAVGGHNINDGPLDNAEVLDYNTQEWRMITNMSTRRSGLGVGVLNNLLYAVGGCVSSLQPLKTVECYDPSLDTWTPVAKMSVRRKGVGVGVLDGVLYAVGGVYKSESLRSVEVYRPSTGVWTTIADMHIPRCGAGVVAADGLLYVFGGCEDYYHKDSTECYCPKTNTWTIVAHWVHKNCRARVVAINRPGHLKTC, encoded by the exons atggaaaataaaaatcaaaaaacagaACCCGGAAGAtgtgcaaaatatgcaaaatacgaATATGAAAAATCGTCTTATGCAGAGACATATGGAGTGTTACAATCATTTCGCCA agatggTGATATTAAACTAAAAGCAGACGATAACAAAATAGTAATTGCACATAAAGTGGTGTTAGCCGATGCTAGTCCATATTTCCATGCAATGTTCACCAATTTTTCAGAAAGGAATCATGACCTTGTTGTAATGAGAGAGATAGATTCAACCGCTTTACAACTGTTGGTAAACTTTCTTTATTCTGGAAAAATCATGATCACTGAAGAAAACGTccag GATTTATTGCCAGCTTCAAATCTCTTGCAATTACAAGAAGTAAAAGAGGCGTGTTGTGATTTTTTACAGTCACAACTGTGTCACACAAATTGTATCGGTATATACGCAATAGCTGATTTACATAGCTGTATGAAATTGTTAACAAGTTcagaattatatattcaacaaCACTTTTC agaAGTTGTTGGTGGTGAAGAATTTCTAACGTTATCATCGCCTCAAGTAATTCAATTGATCTCCAGTGATAAACTTACAGTTCCATCTGAAGAAAAA GTATTTGAAAGTGTTATTCGTTGGGTTAAATATGAATCAGGGTCAAGAAAGCGTATTTTACCCCAATTAATGGAACACGTACGTTTGCCGTTAACATCGAAggattacataataaaaaaagtagcCAAGGAACCTCTTATTAAGAATTGTTATAAAT gtaTAGATTACATAAACGaggcattaaatttttatagactAAAGCCAAATTACCTGATTCCTCATAACATCCGGAATAATCCTAGACATGGAGATAAG GTTATCTTAGTTGTTAGTAGATTTGATACTCGTGAATCATCAAAATGTATCAGTACAAAATTTTACGAACCAAAAATAAGCCGATGGCATGATGGCCCTGAAATGATAACAGACCATAACAATCCTTGTCTAGCTGTAGTGAAAGATAATTTAGTGTTTGCTGTGGGTggttttattgatgtttatcaGCAACTTCAATCTGTTTATGTGCTTGACTTATCTTTCGAATCACCTTGTTGGAAATCAAGTGTTGAAATGTTAGTTAAACGAAACAATTTTGGAGTTGGTGTAATCAATAGTTATCTGTATGCC gtTGGTGGACACAATATTAATGATGGTCCATTAGATAATGCAGAAGTTTTAGATTACAATACTCAAGAATGGCGTATGATAACTAATATGTCTACTAGAAGATCTGGCCTTGGGGTCGGAGTCCTGAATAACCTTTTATATgcg GTAGGAGGATGTGTTTCATCATTACAGCCATTAAAAACTGTTGAATGTTATGATCCCAGTCTTGATACATGGACACCCGTTGCAAAAATGTCTGTACGTCGTAAAGGTGTTGGAGTAGGCGTTTTAGACGGTGTACTGTATGCTGTGGGTGGTGTATATAAATCTGAAAGTCTGAGGAGTGTTGAAGTATACAGACCAAGTACAGGAGTTTGGACTACTATTGCGGACATGCATATTCCTCGATGTGGTGCAG gAGTAGTTGCAGCAGACGGTTTACTGTATGTCTTTGGTGGGTGTGAAGACTATTACCATAAAGATTCTACAGAATGTTACTGCCCCAAAACTAATACCTGGACCATAGTTGCACATTGGgttcataaaaattgtagagCCAGAGTAGTAGCCATTAATAGGCCAGGACATTTAAAAACTTGTTAA
- the LOC100574345 gene encoding G-protein coupled receptor Mth-like isoform X1: MSYRRWSTVAIVDVPKSPKQFAHTMYTIRFCFTATVAFLVVTIGGRGVSCEDYIVLGRKCCPSDRLYDPEMRFCRPHGTDVVEYEERFINRLRYGFRIADNDLLNMTYYPPPYCNAMEVLVDMPAVEVRGLMEANPSSVELPPDHCFDLTPSDELVARGCRPHDQYCGRANYTCVNKCCGVGRIFVYDPDMGDYVCKYSEMPFDLSAYETDAGGSPVRLSNNTVLPLDDRSSCENIQAINNRFVLTTDGNLHFTIEYGDWVIPETEYCLEYEAEVWSSEANDLKANLCTNVKLPPYSFVFWVILTASNVCLVLTLIVYATLPYLRNTHGYYVMFYMAWQLMYFVCQTIMNTTKHDIYSPLCIPFGYFSLFTTLTTCCWLNVICFDIYWTLRYNNLTNRNTSNSVRTIMYHIYCWGFSSIIVSTGYLFQNSQNETLRKLAPDIGIYRCFFFVDDHGLFIFYLLPSCDTLTANLILFLLTAIHCSRVKSELHKFRQTDSKREKFLVYKDRFVMSIKLFLVFGIPLLFRMLCKLFNIGGIIWIIINRIYYLQGVFIFIIFVSKRKVIMDLRKNFRRSKVHRELTTINNISGSS; the protein is encoded by the exons ATGTCATATAGGCGGTGGTCGACGGTCGCGATAGTGGATGTGCCGAAGTCGCCCAAACAGTTTGCGCACACAATGTATACCATCCGATTTTGTTTCACCGCCACCGTAGCGTTTCTCGTTGTCACGATCGGCGGCAGAGGCGTGTCTTGTGAAGATTATATCGTTTTGGGTCGGAAGTGCTGCCCGTCGGATCGGCTGTACGATCCGGAAATGCGGTTCTGCAGACCACACGGGACGGACGTTGTAGAGTACGAGGAGAGGTTTATTAATCGACTGCGATACGGATTCCGGATAGCGGACAATGATTTGTTAAATATGACCTATTATCCGCCACCATATTGCAATGCCATGGAAGTGCTAGTCGACATGCCCGCCGTGGAGGTGCGTGGGCTGATGGAGGCGAACCCGTCGTCCGTCGAGTTGCCACCGGACCACTGCTTCGACCTGACGCCGTCCGATGAGCTGGTGGCCCGGGGGTGCCGCCCGCACGACCAATACTGCGGCCGGGCCAATTACACGTGCGTCAACAAGTGTTGCGGCGTCGGACGTATTTTCGTCTACGACCCCGACAT gGGCGATTATGTGTGCAAATATAGCGAGATGCCATTCGATTTGTCCGCGTATGAAACAGACGCAGGCGGGAGTCCGGTGCGCCTGTCGAACAACACGGTGCTGCCGTTGGACGACAGATCCTCGTGTGAAAATATCCAGGCAATAAACAACAGATTCGTGCTGACCACGGATGGCAACCTCCACTTCACCATCGAATACGGCGATTGGGTCATACCAGAGACGGAGTACTGCTTGGAGTATGAAGCCGAGGTCTGGTCATCGGAGGCCAACGATCTGAAGGCAAACCTGTGCACGAATGTCAAACTACCACCGTACAGTTTCGTCTTTTGGGTTATTCTTACCGCGTCTAACGTGTGCCTGGTGCTCACGCTGATCGTGTACGCTACACTGCCTTACCTCCGGAACACCCACGGCTACTACGTTATGTTCTACATGGCCTGGCAGCTCATGTACTTCGTCTGCCAAACGATCATGAATACGACAAAACATGACATATACAGCCCGTTGTGCATTCCATTCG gttatttttctttatttacaaCTCTGACAACATGTTGCTGGTTAAACGTAATATGCTTCGATATTTACTGGACGCTAag gtacaacAATTTAACAAACAGAAATACATCAAATTCAGTACGTACCATTATGTACCATATTTACTGTTGGGGATTTTCAAGTATTATCGTGTCTACtggttatttatttcaaaattcacaAAACGAAACGCTACGGAAATTAGCACCCGATATTGGAATATATAGATGCTTTTTTTTCG tgGACGATCAtggactttttattttttacttgctACCTTCCTGTGATACGCTGACcgccaatttaattttgttcttaCTAACTGCTATTCATTGTTCAAGAGTTAAATCTGAACTCCATAAATTCAGACAAACCGATTCAAAAAGAGAAAAGTTTCTTGTTTACAAAGATAG ATTCGTAATGAGCATCAAACTATTTCTGGTTTTTGGAATCCCACTTTTATTTCGTATGCtatgtaaattattcaatattggaGGCATCATAtggataattataaatagaatttaCTATCTACAAGGagtgttcatatttattatatttgtgtcaaAGCGCAAAGTTATTATGGACTTACGGAAAAACTTTAGACGTTCAAAAGTTCACAGAGAGTTgacaacaattaacaatatcTCTGGGTCGTCATAA
- the LOC100166010 gene encoding ring canal kelch homolog isoform X1, protein MEYKNQKTESRICKKYAKSEYKKSSYAETHGALQSLRHNGFFCDIKLKADDNKIIIAHKVVLASAIPYFRAMFTNFSERNHDVVVMREIDSTALQLLVNFVYSGRIVITEENVQDLLPASNLLQLQEVKEACCDFLQSQLCPTNCIAVYVIADIYSCSKLLKSSELYIQQHFSQAVGGDEFLSLSSEQVIQLISSDKLTVPSEEKVFESVIRWVKYELGSRKRILPQLMEHVRLPLTSKDYIIKKVAKEPLIKNCYKCKEYINEALHFHRQKSKYLIPHNIWNNPRHGDKVILVVSRFDSNECISTKFYEPKISQWNNGPAMITNRKNAGLAVVKDNLVFAVGGSTDTFHQLRSVDLLDLSAESYCWRSSVEMFVKRNNVGVGVINNYLYAVGGHNNSDSELDSSEVFDYNARKWRMISSMSTRRDGHGIGVLNNLLYAVGGNASSSQQLKSVECYDPSLDSWTSVARMSVGRAAVGVGVLDGVLYAVGGHNEFKSLSSVEAYRPRTGVWTTIAHMNFPRSGAGVVAVDDLLYVFGGSGKSHTDDSTECYNPKTNTWTIVAPLRIHEYARARVVAINRP, encoded by the exons AtggaatataaaaatcaaaaaacagaatcaagaatatgtaaaaaatatgcaaaatccgAGTACAAAAAATCGTCTTATGCAGAGACACATGGCGCGTTACAATCATTACGTCA taatggGTTTTTTTGCGATATTAAACTAAAAGCCgacgataacaaaataataatcgcACATAAAGTGGTTTTAGCATCTGCCATTCCATACTTCCGTGCTATGTTCACCAACTTTTCAGAAAGAAATCATGATGTTGTTGTTATGAGAGAGATAGATTCAACCGCTTTACAGCTGTTGGTAAACTTTGTTTATTCCGGAAGAATCGTGATCACTGAAGAAAACGTCCAg GATTTATTGCCAGCTTCAAATCTCTTGCAGTTACAAGAAGTAAAAGAGGCGTGTTGTGATTTTTTACAGTCACAATTGTGCCCCACAAATTGTATCGCTGTATACGTAATAGCTGATATATATAGCTGTTCGAAATTGTTAAAAAGTTcagaattatatattcaacaaCACTTTtc aCAAGCTGTTGGTGGTGATGAATTCCTATCGTTATCATCAGAACAAGTAATTCAGTTGATCTCTAGTGATAAACTTACAGTTCCATCTGAAGAAAAA GTATTTGAAAGTGTTATTCGTTGGGTTAAATATGAATTAGGGTCAAGAAAGCGTATTTTACCCCAATTAATGGAACACGTACGTTTGCCGTTAACATCGAAggattacataataaaaaaagtagcCAAGGAACCTCTTATTAAGAATTGTTATAAAT gtaAAGAATACATCAACGaggcattacattttcatagaCAGAAGTCAAAATACCTGATTCCACATAACATCTGGAATAATCCTAGACATGGAGATAAG GTTATCTTAGTTGTTAGTAGATTTGATTCTAATGAATGTATCAGTACAAAATTTTATGAGCCAAAAATAAGCCAATGGAATAATGGACCTGCAATGATAACAAACCGTAAAAATGCTGGTCTAGCCGTAGTGAAAGATAATTTAGTGTTTGCTGTGGGTGGTTCTACTGATACGTTTCATCAACTTCGGTCTGTTGATTTGCTTGATTTATCTGCAGAGTCATATTGTTGGAGGTCAAGTGTTGAGATGTTTGTTAAACGAAACAATGTAGGAGTTGGTGTAatcaataattatctatatgcC GTCGGTGGACATAATAATAGTGATTCGGAATTAGATAGCTCGGAAGTTTTTGATTACAATGCTCGAAAATGGCGTATGATATCTAGTATGTCTACTAGAAGAGATGGTCATGGGATCGGAGTCctgaataatcttttatatgcg gTAGGAGGAAATGCTTCATCATCACAGCAATTAAAATCTGTTGAATGTTATGATCCCAGTCTTGATTCATGGACATCAGTCGCAAGAATGTCCGTAGGTCGCGCCGCTGTTGGAGTAGGAGTTTTAGACGGTGTACTGTATGCTGTAGGTGGtcataatgaatttaaaagtCTGAGTAGTGTTGAAGCATACAGACCAAGAACGGGAGTTTGGACTACTATTGCGCACATGAATTTTCCTCGAAGTGGTGCAG GAGTAGTTGCAGTAGACGATTTACTGTATGTCTTTGGTGGATCTGGCAAGTCCCACACTGACGATTCTACAGAATGTTACAACCCAAAAACTAATACCTGGACCATAGTTGCACCTTTAAGGATTCATGAATATGCTAGAGCCAGAGTAGTAGCCATTAATAGGCCatga
- the LOC100168044 gene encoding ring canal kelch homolog isoform X2 yields the protein MENKNQKTEPGRCAKYAKYEYEKSSYAETYGVLQSFRQDGDIKLKADDNKIVIAHKVVLADASPYFHAMFTNFSERNHDLVVMREIDSTALQLLVNFLYSGKIMITEENVQDLLPASNLLQLQEVKEACCDFLQSQLCHTNCIGIYAIADLHSCMKLLTSSELYIQQHFSEVVGGEEFLTLSSPQVIQLISSDKLTVPSEEKVFESVIRWVKYESGSRKRILPQLMEHVRLPLTSKDYIIKKVAKEPLIKNCYKYYINEALNFYRLKPNYLIPHNIRNNPRHGDKVILVVSRFDTRESSKCISTKFYEPKISRWHDGPEMITDHNNPCLAVVKDNLVFAVGGFIDVYQQLQSVYVLDLSFESPCWKSSVEMLVKRNNFGVGVINSYLYAVGGHNINDGPLDNAEVLDYNTQEWRMITNMSTRRSGLGVGVLNNLLYAVGGCVSSLQPLKTVECYDPSLDTWTPVAKMSVRRKGVGVGVLDGVLYAVGGVYKSESLRSVEVYRPSTGVWTTIADMHIPRCGAGVVAADGLLYVFGGCEDYYHKDSTECYCPKTNTWTIVAHWVHKNCRARVVAINRPGHLKTC from the exons atggaaaataaaaatcaaaaaacagaACCCGGAAGAtgtgcaaaatatgcaaaatacgaATATGAAAAATCGTCTTATGCAGAGACATATGGAGTGTTACAATCATTTCGCCA agatggTGATATTAAACTAAAAGCAGACGATAACAAAATAGTAATTGCACATAAAGTGGTGTTAGCCGATGCTAGTCCATATTTCCATGCAATGTTCACCAATTTTTCAGAAAGGAATCATGACCTTGTTGTAATGAGAGAGATAGATTCAACCGCTTTACAACTGTTGGTAAACTTTCTTTATTCTGGAAAAATCATGATCACTGAAGAAAACGTccag GATTTATTGCCAGCTTCAAATCTCTTGCAATTACAAGAAGTAAAAGAGGCGTGTTGTGATTTTTTACAGTCACAACTGTGTCACACAAATTGTATCGGTATATACGCAATAGCTGATTTACATAGCTGTATGAAATTGTTAACAAGTTcagaattatatattcaacaaCACTTTTC agaAGTTGTTGGTGGTGAAGAATTTCTAACGTTATCATCGCCTCAAGTAATTCAATTGATCTCCAGTGATAAACTTACAGTTCCATCTGAAGAAAAA GTATTTGAAAGTGTTATTCGTTGGGTTAAATATGAATCAGGGTCAAGAAAGCGTATTTTACCCCAATTAATGGAACACGTACGTTTGCCGTTAACATCGAAggattacataataaaaaaagtagcCAAGGAACCTCTTATTAAGAATTGTTATAAAT ATTACATAAACGaggcattaaatttttatagactAAAGCCAAATTACCTGATTCCTCATAACATCCGGAATAATCCTAGACATGGAGATAAG GTTATCTTAGTTGTTAGTAGATTTGATACTCGTGAATCATCAAAATGTATCAGTACAAAATTTTACGAACCAAAAATAAGCCGATGGCATGATGGCCCTGAAATGATAACAGACCATAACAATCCTTGTCTAGCTGTAGTGAAAGATAATTTAGTGTTTGCTGTGGGTggttttattgatgtttatcaGCAACTTCAATCTGTTTATGTGCTTGACTTATCTTTCGAATCACCTTGTTGGAAATCAAGTGTTGAAATGTTAGTTAAACGAAACAATTTTGGAGTTGGTGTAATCAATAGTTATCTGTATGCC gtTGGTGGACACAATATTAATGATGGTCCATTAGATAATGCAGAAGTTTTAGATTACAATACTCAAGAATGGCGTATGATAACTAATATGTCTACTAGAAGATCTGGCCTTGGGGTCGGAGTCCTGAATAACCTTTTATATgcg GTAGGAGGATGTGTTTCATCATTACAGCCATTAAAAACTGTTGAATGTTATGATCCCAGTCTTGATACATGGACACCCGTTGCAAAAATGTCTGTACGTCGTAAAGGTGTTGGAGTAGGCGTTTTAGACGGTGTACTGTATGCTGTGGGTGGTGTATATAAATCTGAAAGTCTGAGGAGTGTTGAAGTATACAGACCAAGTACAGGAGTTTGGACTACTATTGCGGACATGCATATTCCTCGATGTGGTGCAG gAGTAGTTGCAGCAGACGGTTTACTGTATGTCTTTGGTGGGTGTGAAGACTATTACCATAAAGATTCTACAGAATGTTACTGCCCCAAAACTAATACCTGGACCATAGTTGCACATTGGgttcataaaaattgtagagCCAGAGTAGTAGCCATTAATAGGCCAGGACATTTAAAAACTTGTTAA